A single region of the Sciurus carolinensis chromosome 14, mSciCar1.2, whole genome shotgun sequence genome encodes:
- the Actl7a gene encoding actin-like protein 7A, protein MALDSVWAPQAANIGDGPAKKAGEQVSMQTQVLQTASLKEGPAKRAVWVGRNSAEPEEPVKSTVPKQRPKVEVTKAVVVDLGTGYCKCGFAGLPKPTHKISTTVGKPYMETAKTGDNRKETFVGQELLHSEARLKLVNPLRHGIIVDWDTVQDIWEYLFRQEMKIVPEEHAVLVSDPPLSPHTNREKYAEMLFESFNTPAMHIAYQSRLSMYSYGRTSGLVVEVGHGVSYVVPIYEGYPLPSITGRLDYAGSDLTAYLMTLMNNSGKHFTEDQVSIVEDIKTKCCFVALDPIEEKKVPAVEHEIQYTLPDGKEIHLCQERFLCSEMFFKPSLIKSMQLGLHTQTVSCLNKCDIALKRDLMGNILLCGGSTMLSGFPNRLQKELSSMCPNDTPQVNVLPERDTAVWTGGSILASLQGFQPLWVHRFEYEEHGPFFLYRRCF, encoded by the coding sequence ATGGCTCTTGACAGTGTGTGGGCTCCTCAGGCAGCAAACATAGGGGATGGGCCTGCCAAGAAAGCAGGGGAGCAGGTCTCCATGCAGACTCAGGTCCTACAGACTGCCTCCCTGAAGGAAGGCCCTGCAAAGCGGGCAGTGTGGGTCGGCCGTAACAGTGCAGAGCCAGAGGAACCCGTGAAGTCCACAGTGCCCAAGCAGAGGCCCAAGGTAGAGGTGACCAAAGCGGTGGTGGTGGACCTTGGCACCGGCTACTGTAAATGTGGCTTTGCTGGCCTGCCGAAGCCCACCCACAAGATCTCAACGACTGTGGGCAAGCCCTACATGGAGACGGCCAAGACTGGAGATAATCGCAAGGAGACCTTTGTGGGCCAGGAGCTCCTCCACTCGGAGGCTCGTCTCAAGCTAGTTAACCCTCTGCGGCACGGCATCATCGTGGACTGGGACACAGTGCAGGACATCTGGGAGTACCTCTTCCGCCAGGAGATGAAGATCGTCCCCGAGGAGCATGCTGTGTTGGTGTCAGATCCACCCCTGAGCCCACACACCAACCGAGAGAAGTACGCCGAGATGCTGTTTGAATCCTTCAACACGCCTGCCATGCACATTGCCTACCAGTCGCGCCTGTCCATGTACTCCTACGGAAGGACCTCTGGCCTGGTGGTGGAGGTCGGCCATGGCGTGTCCTACGTGGTCCCCATCTATGAGGGCTACCCTTTGCCCAGCATCACCGGGAGGCTGGACTATGCAGGCTCTGACCTGACCGCCTACCTGATGACCCTGATGAACAACTCGGGGAAGCACTTCACCGAGGACCAGGTGAGCATCGTGGAGGACATCAAGACAAAATGCTGTTTTGTGGCCCTGGACCCCATTGAAGAGAAGAAGGTCCCTGCTGTTGAGCACGAGATTCAGTATACTCTGCCTGACGGGAAGGAGATACACCTGTGTCAGGAAAGGTTCCTCTGCTCAGAGATGTTCTTCAAGCCGTCCCTGATCAAGTCCATGCAGCTGGGCCTCCACACGCAGACGGTGTCCTGCCTCAACAAGTGTGACATCGCCCTCAAGCGGGACCTCATGGGGAACATCCTGCTCTGTGGGGGTAGCACTATGCTCAGCGGTTTCCCTAACCGTCTGCAGAAGGAGCTGAGCAGCATGTGTCCCAATGACACCCCACAGGTAAATGTGCTGCCTGAGAGAGACACTGCCGTCTGGACCGGTGGTTCCATCCTGGCCTCGCTTCAGGGCTTCCAGCCACTGTGGGTCCACCGCTTCGAATACGAGGAACATGggcctttcttcctctacagaAGGTGCTTCTGA
- the Actl7b gene encoding actin-like protein 7B, with protein MATKNSPSPMPMGTAQGDPGEAGTLPGPDASIRDTGSTAQLKMKPKKVRKIKALIIDLGSQYCKCGYAGEPRPTYFISSTVGKRSPEAAADAGDTRKETYVGHELLNMEAPLKLVNPLKHGVVVDWDCVQSIWEYIFHTAMKILPEEHAVLVSDPPLSPSSNREKYAELMFETFGIPAMHVTSQALLSIYSYGKTSGLVVESGHGVSHVVPISEGDVLPGLTSCADFAGSDLTNYLMQLLNESGHKFTDDHLHIIEHIKKKCCYAALLPDQELCLGLNELRVDYELPDGKVITIGQERFRCAEMLFKPSLMGSHEPGLPELTAACLGRCQDTGFKEEMAANVLLCGGCTMLDGFPERFQKELSLLCPGDSPTVAASPERKTSVWTGGSILASLQAFQQLWVSKEEFEERGSAAIYSKC; from the coding sequence ATGGCGACAAAGAACAGCCCTAGCCCCATGCCCATGGGCACTGCCCAGGGGGACCCGGGAGAGGCAGGAACCCTGCCAGGTCCTGATGCCAGCATTCGGGACACAGGTTCGACTGCGCAGCTGAAGATGAAGCCCAAGAAGGTGCGCAAGATCAAGGCCCTCATCATTGACCTGGGCTCCCAGTACTGTAAGTGCGGCTATGCCGGAGAGCCCAGGCCCACCTACTTCATCTCCTCCACCGTGGGCAAGCGCAGTCCCGAGGCGGCTGCCGACGCAGGCGACACCCGCAAGGAGACCTACGTGGGCCACGAGCTGCTCAACATGGAGGCGCCCCTGAAGCTGGTGAACCCCCTGAAGCACGGCGTCGTGGTGGACTGGGACTGCGTCCAGAGCATCTGGGAGTACATCTTCCACACGGCCATGAAGATCCTGCCCGAGGAGCACGCCGTGCTGGTCTCCGACCCTCCGCTCAGCCCCAGCAGCAACCGGGAGAAGTACGCGGAGCTCATGTTCGAGACCTTTGGCATCCCTGCCATGCACGTGACCTCCCAGGCGCTGCTGTCCATCTACTCCTACGGCAAGACCTCCGGGCTGGTGGTGGAGAGCGGCCACGGGGTCTCGCATGTGGTGCCCATCTCTGAGGGCGACGTGCTGCCCGGCCTGACCAGCTGCGCCGACTTCGCAGGCAGTGACCTCACCAACTACCTGATGCAGCTGCTCAACGAGTCGGGCCACAAGTTCACGGACGACCACCTGCACATCATAGAGCACATCAAGAAGAAGTGCTGCTACGCGGCTCTGCTGCCCGACCAGGAGCTCTGCCTGGGCCTCAACGAGCTGCGCGTGGACTACGAGCTGCCCGACGGCAAGGTCATCACCATCGGCCAGGAGCGCTTCCGCTGCGCCGAGATGCTCTTCAAGCCCTCCCTGATGGGCAGCCACGAGCCAGGCCTCCCGGAGCTCACGGCCGCCTGCCTGGGCCGCTGCCAGGACACTGGCTTCAAAGAGGAGATGGCCGCCAACGTGCTGCTGTGCGGCGGCTGCACCATGCTGGATGGCTTCCCCGAGCGCTTCCAGAAGGAGCTGAGCCTCCTCTGCCCCGGGGACAGCCCTACGGTGGCTGCTTCTCCTGAGAGGAAGACTTCCGTGTGGACCGGCGGCTCCATCCTGGCCTCGCTGCAGGCCTTCCAGCAGCTCTGGGTCAGCAAGGAAGAGTTCGAGGAGCGGGGCAGCGCTGCCATCTACAGCAAGTGCTGA